CCCAGCAGCGCCACCGGAGCAGTTTCGGCTCGCAGGATACGCGAGCCCAGTACGACACCCTGAGCGCCGCGCCCGGTCAGCCCGTCCATTTCGGCCTCCGAGAAGCCACCCTCTGGTCCGGTCAACAGAGTCACCGGGCTGTCCCAGTGCAGGTGATCGGTGAGCAGATCGTGGACATAAGGATGCGCCACGTAGGCCTGCCCTTCCCAGCGAAAAGCCCCCAGCGGCACCGGAGCCAATACTTCTGGCGTCACGGCGCGGCGAGACTGCTTGCTGGCTTCCGCGGCGATGCGGTTCAGGCGCACCAACTTGTTCGCGCCGATGTCGCGTACGTCGGCGTGCTGAGTCACCAGCAGCTGAATGCGGGCTGCGCCTAGCTCGGTGGCGGCGCGGACCACATCGGCCAGCTTGTCACCCTTGAGCAGGGCCACCGCCAACGTCACAGGCTGCGGCGTTTCGGGGGTGCCAGGCAGCTCTTCCACCAGCCGCAACTCGGCGCGCAGGCCGTCCAGCGCCAGCAATTCGGCGCGGGCCTCGCGGCCCCGACCGTCGAAGACCAGCAGCGCGTCACCAGGCCGCAGCCGCATGACGCTCAGGTGGCGCACTTCGGGGCCAGTCAGGACCAGCCTGGTGTCCGGCAAATCCTCACCCAGAGCGGGCACGCGAACACGGGTCAGGCGCATCCGGCTCAGCCTGCCTGTTCGGCCTTGCGGCCCGTGACCAGCGCCCACTCGCCATCCAGCTCCACGGCTGTGTCCTGCACACCCTCGCGGCTCAGGGCCGCCTGTACCACGTCCAATCGGTCTTCAAGGATGCCGGTCAGGATCAGCTGCCCACCAGGACGCAGGTGCAACAGATAGGTAGCGGCCAGAATGTCGTGCAGCTCGGCGAACAGGTTGGCGACCAGCACGTCGTAGCCCTGGTTCGACAGGTCACTGTGGTCTGCCGGAGCTGCAAACTCGGCAGCGTTCAGTGTGCCTTCCTCAAACTGCACCTGGGGAGCGTGCAGGTCGTTCTGCTCGGCATTGGCGCGGGCCACGGGGATGGTCAGCGGATCAATGTCTACCCCATAAGCCAGCGCCGCACCCAGCCGGGCCGCTGCCATCGCCAGTACGCCGCTGCCGGTGCCGACATCCAGCACCTTTTTTCCAGTCAGGTCCAGGTTGCTCAGTGCCCCCACCGCCAGTCGGGTGGTGGCGTGGTGTCCGGTTCCGAAAGCCATCCCAGGTTCGATGATCAGCGGCAGTTGGGTGGCTGGCACCTCGTCCGCCAGCCAGGGCGGCGCGATGGTGATGCGGCCCGCCTGCACCGGGCGCAGGTCACGCTTGAAGGCGGCCTGCCAGTCCCGGTCCTCTTCCTCGGTCCACTCGCCGCCTAAGAGCGGTCCTTCCAACTCCAGCCGTTCAGAGAAATACGCTCTGATCAAGCCGCCACGCTCCTCTAGGCCAGTCGCTCCGGCCTCCCAGAGCAGGTCCAGATCGTCTTCGCGTGATTCGAGGGTTCCGGGCAGTACGTACACCAGCATGAGGGGCAGTCTAAAGCAGAGGTGGCCCACAGCGGCAGCGACACTGCGGCATTTTTCATACGCAACAC
The sequence above is a segment of the Deinococcus radiophilus genome. Coding sequences within it:
- a CDS encoding 50S ribosomal protein L11 methyltransferase encodes the protein MLVYVLPGTLESREDDLDLLWEAGATGLEERGGLIRAYFSERLELEGPLLGGEWTEEEDRDWQAAFKRDLRPVQAGRITIAPPWLADEVPATQLPLIIEPGMAFGTGHHATTRLAVGALSNLDLTGKKVLDVGTGSGVLAMAAARLGAALAYGVDIDPLTIPVARANAEQNDLHAPQVQFEEGTLNAAEFAAPADHSDLSNQGYDVLVANLFAELHDILAATYLLHLRPGGQLILTGILEDRLDVVQAALSREGVQDTAVELDGEWALVTGRKAEQAG
- a CDS encoding 16S rRNA (uracil(1498)-N(3))-methyltransferase; translated protein: MRLTRVRVPALGEDLPDTRLVLTGPEVRHLSVMRLRPGDALLVFDGRGREARAELLALDGLRAELRLVEELPGTPETPQPVTLAVALLKGDKLADVVRAATELGAARIQLLVTQHADVRDIGANKLVRLNRIAAEASKQSRRAVTPEVLAPVPLGAFRWEGQAYVAHPYVHDLLTDHLHWDSPVTLLTGPEGGFSEAEMDGLTGRGAQGVVLGSRILRAETAPVALLGAIVATGV